The genomic DNA GTGAACAGTCTAGGCAGCTGCATAAGCAACGTGTTTCTCGTGGAAGAAGTTTTGCACAACGTTAGGGTGACGTTGTGTGCTACGTAAATAGCTACGGATGTTGTTAATCATCTGTGTTTGATTTCTGGGACGTTGCCGCCCAACAGCATTGGCTTTAACATCATGGTTGAGTAGCTCATTTGGGTTTAGTTCAGGGCTATAAGAAGGCAAGAAAAACAGGCGGATGCGAGCGGCATGACGCTCAACCCAGCTTTTAACTACGTGAGAGCGATGCACAGGATGACTATCTACAATCAGAAACACCTTTTGGTCACACTGACGAATCAAACGCCGCAGGAAATCAAGCATGAGCGCGGCATCAAACCGTTGTGTGAATAACTTGAAGTACAGCTTGCCACGATTGGTAATTGTTGAAATCATATTGCAGCTAAAGCGCTTACCTGTCCCTAACACAACTGGCGTTTGTCCAGTTCGTCCATAGGAACGTCCTGCTTGATAATCCGAGCGGACTCCCATTTCGTCTCCCCAGTGAATTTGTGCTTTTTCTTGATGGGCTTTACGACAAATCTGGGGATACTCAGTTTCTAACCAGTACTGCACTGCCTTGCGATCCTGTTCGTATGCCCGACGCAGCGGTTTTTGTGGTGTAAAACCCCATTTCTTGAGATAACGCCCTATTGTCCACACTGACACCGATAGCTCATACCGTTGAGCCAAAAACTGTTGCACTGCTTCGCGTGTCCATAAGTAAAATGGTAATCCTAAAGCGTCTGGACACTTTTGCTCCATTAACCTCACTGCTGTTGCCGCTTGATGGGGGAGCAGACGTGAGCTAGCACGAGGACCACGCTTTCTTGCTTTCAACGATGTCGCACCGCTGGAAGCTACCACTTTTGTCCAGTTATGCACTGCTGTACGCGAAACGTTGAAAACACGCGCTGCTTCTGATTTACTCATACCGCTCTCGACTGCATTTACCACTCGGTAGCGAAGTGCTTCTTGAGCTTTGGCTGACAGATGGCGAGCGTCTTTGAGTTTCATGGCAGACTCCGGACGTGGCTACAGCTACTATGTTAACTAATCTATGCTCTGGTTAGTAACTAATATGTCTTCAACTTTCCGGATAATTCGCCCTACCGTCGTCTCGTGTAGTCCCCAACTGCTACCAATATGGAACTGGCTGCGGTACTCCCGCCAATACTCCAATGTCACCAACAGTTGGTCTTCGGTACTGAGTTTATTCTGCCCTCCACGCTGTCCTTGGCGTTCTAGATGAGGGCGCAATACCTCAACCATTTCACCAAACGTGTCTCGGCTGACTCCGCACAGCCGTTTAAACTCCGCAGCAGAAAGATGTTGTAAGTCGATGTATGCCATAGCAGATCCTCCCTAGCTCTAGTTTTGCCATGTCACTGCTTGGCTGTGCAACAATCCAACTGACAACTGGCACATTCTCTTCCATTCATGCAGGAGGTCTACTGAACTAAGCAGCGAGAGCCTTTGCTTGTCCGCTCTGACATCGCATTTGCCTTGGGCTACCTGCCTACTACCCTTGCACAGACTCTAACAAAAGACGAGCTACCAGTGTTTATTCGCTCCTACTCCACTTTATCAGCCTTGGATAGATAATATCGGCGATCAACACAATGGGAAAGTGTCAGATCTGGGTACTCCAATGGTAGCTACTTCAGCTATAGTAGCGCTCTTCCAAACAAGTGCGTTTCTTAAGCGGCCTGGAAGATAGATTGCAACTGTTGAATTCGATTCACAAATAGTTAGCGTCGTTCAGATAGAGACACGAACTCTCCCATGCGAGTGCGAGAACGGAAAAAGTTACGAACTTCATCAAATGTTTGACAAAAGCGTTTGGCTGACTTGAAGTTCCCAAAACCTAGCATCGGGTATTAGTGCTGTTTAGTACCGCTTCGGATCTTGTTCGATCCGGTTGGTGAGGCAGTTGCTGACGGGCGTGTTCCACATCAGTTCC from Chroococcidiopsis sp. CCMEE 29 includes the following:
- a CDS encoding transposase family protein — encoded protein: MAYIDLQHLSAAEFKRLCGVSRDTFGEMVEVLRPHLERQGQRGGQNKLSTEDQLLVTLEYWREYRSQFHIGSSWGLHETTVGRIIRKVEDILVTNQSID
- a CDS encoding IS630 family transposase, with amino-acid sequence MKLKDARHLSAKAQEALRYRVVNAVESGMSKSEAARVFNVSRTAVHNWTKVVASSGATSLKARKRGPRASSRLLPHQAATAVRLMEQKCPDALGLPFYLWTREAVQQFLAQRYELSVSVWTIGRYLKKWGFTPQKPLRRAYEQDRKAVQYWLETEYPQICRKAHQEKAQIHWGDEMGVRSDYQAGRSYGRTGQTPVVLGTGKRFSCNMISTITNRGKLYFKLFTQRFDAALMLDFLRRLIRQCDQKVFLIVDSHPVHRSHVVKSWVERHAARIRLFFLPSYSPELNPNELLNHDVKANAVGRQRPRNQTQMINNIRSYLRSTQRHPNVVQNFFHEKHVAYAAA